The following proteins come from a genomic window of Montipora foliosa isolate CH-2021 chromosome 2, ASM3666993v2, whole genome shotgun sequence:
- the LOC137990766 gene encoding adenosine receptor A3-like has translation MTMTNVTEEWIASSSFDALFCKEELTRGLNGHLILFVVLNVFFSVAAFLGNAVILVALHKESSMYPATKVLFRCLAISDLFVGLVTEPTRVTHFLSVMLKHEKICQYTTVLGYVFGYSLSVVSLLTVTAISLDRLLALLLGLRYRQVVTSKRTFLAAAVILIVPIVSTAMYLWNSRVTYWFSYVVISLCIVITAYSYTKIFVILRQHQIQPHHNLRPDQEIHTAPLNIARYKKAVSRSLWVQVTLGACYLPFALIDAFFTQREPSQSLYVARALAITLVYLNSSLNPILYCWKIAGVRRAVKELIGRLFFCYGG, from the coding sequence ATGACTATGACAAACGTTACAGAAGAGTGGATCGCTTCTTCCTCatttgatgccttattttgCAAAGAGGAATTAACCAGAGGTCTAAACGGCCATTTGATCCTCTTTGTGGTGcttaatgttttcttttctgtgGCTGCATTTCTGGGGAACGCAGTCATCTTAGTCGCGCTCCACAAGGAGTCATCTATGTATCCCGCGACAAAAGTCTTATTTCGTTGTTTGGCGATCAGCGACCTCTTCGTAGGACTTGTGACAGAACCTACAAGAGTGACCCATTTCTTGTCCGTAATGCTCAAACATGAGAAAATTTGCCAGTACACGACCGTTTTAGGTTATGTATTTGGCTATTCTTTGTCGGTGGTTTCGTTGTTGACAGTGACGGCAATAAGCCTGGACAGACTACTGGCGTTGTTGTTGGGTCTGAGGTACAGACAAGTTGTAACCTCGAAGCGAACTTTCTTGGCCGCGGCTGTGATATTGATTGTGCCTATTGTATCCACCGCAATGTATTTGTGGAACAGCAGGGTAACCTATTGGTTTAGTTACGTTGTGATTTCACTGTGCATCGTTATCACAGCATACTCCTACACAAagatctttgtcattcttcggCAGCATCAAATTCAGCCACATCACAATCTACGTCCAGATCAAGAGATCCACACAGCTCCTCTGAACATTGCGAGATACAAGAAAGCAGTGTCACGTTCTTTGTGGGTGCAAGTAACATTGGGTGCTTGCTACTTGCCATTTGCTCTAATTGATGCGTTCTTCACTCAGCGAGAACCCTCTCAATCACTTTACGTAGCCAGGGCATTAGCAATAACTTTGGTTTACCTTAATTCGTCATTAAACCCAATTCTTTATTGTTGGAAGATCGCGGGGGTTAGACGAGCGGTGAAAGAACTAATCGGtagacttttcttttgttatggtggttag
- the LOC137991636 gene encoding uncharacterized protein has translation MRKNAMTIVEKVLERRLRRMVKVDEMQFGFMPGKGTIDAVFILRRLQEEYLDNEKKLYVCFFVDLERAFDRVPRKVLEWTMKKRGIPQAMVRAVMSFYKGAKTRVRVGLELSEEFD, from the coding sequence ATGAGGAAGAATGCAATGACGATTGTAGAAAAGGTGCTAGAGAGGCGGTTGCGGCGTATGGTGAAAGTGGACGAGATGCAATTCGGTTTTATGCCAGGCAAAGGAACGATAGATGCAGTGTTCATTTTGAGGAGGTTACAAGAGGAGTACTTAGACAACGAGAAGAAGTTGTATGTGTGCTTCTTCGTTGACCTGGAGAGGGCATTTGACAGGGTCCCAAGAAAGGTATTGGAGTGGACTATGAAGAAGAGAGGTATACCACaggcaatggtgagagcagtgATGAGTTTCTATAAAGGTGCAAAGACAAGAGTCAGAGTTGGGCTAGAGTTGTCTGAGGAGTTTGATTAG